A window of Leptotrichia wadei contains these coding sequences:
- a CDS encoding deoxyribonuclease IV, producing MLKKEIFKIGSHVGMSGKDMFLGSVKEAISYGSNTFMIYTGAPQNTRRKPIEELNIEAGLKLMGENGIDINDIVVHAPYIINLGNAVKPETFEIAVQFLRTEIERTDAIGAKRIVLHPGAHVGEGEEVGINKIIEGLNEVLTKEQKTTVALETMAGKGTEIGRSFEEIAKIIDGVKLKDKLTVCFDTCHVHDAGYDIVNDFEGVIEQFDKIVGIDRISVIHLNDSKNPVGAHKDRHENIGFGKIGFEVLNKIAHFEKFSHLPKILETPYVALSDDKKAKKVPPYKFEIEMLRTGEFDKDVMEKIKNQ from the coding sequence ATGTTAAAAAAAGAAATTTTTAAAATAGGTTCGCATGTGGGAATGAGCGGGAAAGATATGTTTCTGGGTTCTGTGAAAGAAGCTATTTCTTATGGCTCAAATACATTTATGATTTATACTGGAGCTCCACAAAATACCCGAAGAAAGCCAATTGAAGAATTGAATATTGAAGCCGGGCTTAAACTCATGGGAGAAAATGGGATTGATATAAATGACATCGTTGTTCACGCTCCGTATATTATAAATCTTGGGAATGCAGTAAAGCCTGAAACATTTGAGATTGCAGTGCAATTTTTGAGAACGGAGATTGAGAGAACGGATGCAATTGGAGCGAAAAGAATTGTTCTTCATCCAGGTGCTCACGTTGGAGAAGGTGAAGAAGTTGGGATTAATAAAATTATTGAAGGATTGAATGAAGTTTTGACAAAAGAACAGAAAACTACTGTGGCACTTGAAACGATGGCTGGGAAAGGTACGGAAATTGGGAGAAGTTTTGAAGAAATTGCAAAAATTATTGACGGTGTAAAATTGAAGGATAAATTAACTGTTTGCTTTGACACTTGCCATGTTCATGATGCCGGTTATGATATTGTAAATGATTTTGAGGGAGTTATTGAGCAGTTTGACAAAATTGTTGGAATTGACAGAATTTCAGTAATTCACTTGAATGATAGTAAAAATCCTGTTGGGGCACATAAAGACAGACATGAAAATATAGGATTTGGAAAAATTGGATTTGAAGTGCTAAATAAAATCGCACATTTTGAAAAATTTTCTCATTTGCCAAAGATTCTGGAAACACCTTATGTGGCTTTGAGCGATGATAAAAAGGCTAAAAAAGTTCCACCGTATAAATTTGAGATTGAGATGCTTAGAACTGGCGAGTTTGACAAAGATGTGATGGAGAAAATTAAAAATCAGTAA
- a CDS encoding DKNYY domain-containing protein, whose translation MKSKFFKIIAGVFILANLGMAEYVKKDNAVYYKYSEEDDSEFKIENVDLNTFKILNDKYAKDDKSVYFSGNKSFEDVDSKTFEVLPNYYSKDKNNVYRPINEWIHKINGANPKTIKVLNEFYSKDDKNVYYDSDKISNADVNSFVVLEADHSYAKDKNAVYYSGEKIKGANPKTFKIIGDGMYSKDDKNVYAAVDIIKDADPQTFRRIPETNYARDKNNLYYYFGDVKNLGKINEKDFKVLDSNLVKNGNEVYYLGEKVNIKNPEKFEIIENYLSSPSMVVYGKDDKNVYVMTPYKEAGYLKIIKNADKDTFEVMENSDYSKDKNNVYYAGYNVVQLQDVDKNSFTIGEENGFSYDKKNVYYAGRKLNDISSAGFKVTRLVNRPNLPVNFLNDNKNIYKLITVFDEETGELKNVKTAVVKNPKVDSKTFETFSYSGNYFRDKNNVYYENELYKMGLKRIAGADRNSFEVLNDEFSRDKNNVYYYGNKMKGINPDGFEFVGRDFKNNEDIIYFLKTKDKVYVLKNKAGKEVYEIVPLNFDANSFKYSNADNSYESESVGYFQDKNGVYYFDVFRLDELNPNKVFAKVKGADTSSFVQLMFGYAKDKNKVYIEDREIKGVDPESFKIIETSDGVTIRDKNKIYKEFKK comes from the coding sequence ATGAAAAGTAAATTTTTTAAAATTATTGCTGGAGTATTTATTTTAGCTAATTTAGGGATGGCAGAATATGTGAAAAAGGATAATGCAGTTTATTACAAATACAGTGAAGAAGATGATTCAGAATTTAAAATTGAAAATGTGGATTTGAATACATTTAAAATATTGAATGATAAATATGCAAAAGATGATAAAAGTGTTTATTTTTCAGGAAATAAATCGTTTGAAGATGTAGACAGTAAAACTTTTGAAGTGCTGCCAAATTATTATTCAAAAGATAAAAATAATGTTTATAGACCAATTAATGAATGGATTCACAAAATAAATGGAGCAAATCCAAAAACAATAAAAGTTTTGAATGAATTTTATTCAAAGGATGATAAAAATGTATATTATGATTCAGACAAAATTTCAAATGCAGATGTAAATTCATTTGTAGTTCTGGAAGCAGACCATAGTTATGCAAAAGACAAAAATGCGGTCTATTATTCAGGAGAAAAAATTAAAGGTGCGAATCCAAAAACATTTAAAATAATTGGGGATGGAATGTATTCAAAGGATGATAAAAATGTGTATGCTGCAGTAGACATTATAAAAGATGCAGATCCTCAAACTTTTAGAAGAATTCCTGAAACAAATTATGCCAGAGATAAGAATAACCTGTATTATTACTTTGGAGATGTTAAAAATCTTGGGAAAATAAATGAAAAAGATTTTAAAGTTTTGGATAGTAATTTGGTTAAAAATGGAAATGAAGTCTACTATTTGGGAGAAAAAGTGAATATAAAAAATCCTGAAAAGTTTGAAATAATAGAAAATTATTTAAGCAGTCCAAGTATGGTTGTTTATGGAAAAGATGATAAAAATGTATACGTAATGACACCGTATAAGGAAGCTGGTTATCTTAAAATAATAAAAAATGCTGACAAAGATACTTTTGAAGTAATGGAAAATAGTGATTATTCTAAAGACAAAAATAATGTTTATTACGCAGGATATAATGTTGTGCAGTTGCAGGATGTGGATAAAAACAGTTTTACTATTGGAGAAGAAAATGGTTTTTCGTATGACAAGAAAAATGTTTATTACGCAGGAAGAAAATTAAATGATATAAGTTCAGCTGGATTTAAAGTTACAAGACTTGTTAACAGACCAAATTTACCAGTCAATTTTTTAAATGATAATAAGAATATATATAAACTTATTACAGTATTTGATGAAGAAACTGGTGAGCTAAAAAATGTAAAAACAGCTGTTGTAAAAAATCCTAAAGTAGATTCTAAAACTTTTGAAACGTTTAGTTATTCGGGAAATTATTTTCGTGATAAAAATAACGTGTATTACGAAAATGAATTGTATAAAATGGGCTTGAAAAGAATAGCAGGTGCAGATAGAAATAGTTTTGAGGTTTTGAATGATGAATTTTCAAGAGATAAAAACAATGTTTATTATTATGGAAATAAAATGAAAGGTATAAATCCAGATGGATTTGAATTTGTGGGCCGTGACTTTAAAAATAATGAAGATATTATTTATTTCTTAAAAACTAAAGATAAAGTTTATGTGTTAAAAAATAAAGCTGGTAAAGAAGTATATGAAATAGTTCCTTTAAATTTTGATGCAAATTCTTTTAAATATTCTAATGCTGATAATTCGTATGAATCTGAGTCTGTAGGTTATTTTCAAGATAAAAATGGAGTTTATTATTTTGACGTATTTAGATTAGATGAATTAAATCCAAATAAAGTTTTTGCCAAAGTAAAAGGGGCTGATACTTCATCATTTGTACAATTAATGTTTGGTTATGCAAAAGATAAGAATAAAGTGTATATTGAAGATCGGGAAATTAAAGGTGTAGATCCAGAAAGTTTTAAGATAATTGAGACAAGTGATGGAGTTACAATAAGAGATAAAAATAAAATTTATAAAGAATTTAAAAAATAA
- a CDS encoding site-specific DNA-methyltransferase, translating into MELIYRNKKKEKEILEIINKKYKEVENNKLSFITENSFYINEDNFYAMIKLLKNYKNKIDLIYIDPPYNTNLDFSYDEEKVSTISQTESGVIAYSDKMNLENYFEFMRERLILISQLLSDKGTLYIHIDDKIGHYIKILLDEIFGRKNFINSIARIKSNPKNFARKAFGNQKDVIYVYAKKNKNNIFNEIRSELTEEEKIKNFPKVDEKGRRYNTVPCHAPGETKNGNTGKMWKGMFPPKGRHWRYSVEELEKLDERGEIEWSQNNNPRIKKYLTEHKGKKIQDVWLNYKDPQYPVYSTEKNREMLEMIVLQSSNKNSIILDCFCGSGSFLKAGLKYGRKVIGIDKSEISLKVVKESEELKNIDIIENDSNDENFNQIKLKQDLQELKLFKI; encoded by the coding sequence ATGGAATTAATATATAGAAACAAAAAAAAGGAAAAAGAGATATTAGAAATAATAAATAAAAAATATAAAGAAGTAGAAAATAATAAATTAAGCTTCATAACTGAAAACAGCTTTTATATAAACGAAGATAATTTTTATGCAATGATAAAATTATTAAAAAATTATAAAAATAAAATTGATTTAATTTATATAGATCCACCGTATAATACTAATTTAGATTTTTCTTATGATGAAGAAAAAGTTTCAACAATTAGTCAAACTGAATCTGGAGTGATAGCTTATTCGGATAAGATGAATTTAGAAAATTATTTTGAATTTATGAGAGAACGTTTAATATTAATTAGTCAGTTGCTTAGTGATAAAGGGACTTTATATATTCATATTGATGATAAAATAGGGCATTATATAAAAATACTGTTGGATGAAATATTTGGAAGAAAAAATTTTATAAACAGCATTGCTAGAATAAAATCTAATCCTAAAAATTTTGCAAGAAAAGCATTTGGAAATCAAAAAGATGTAATATATGTTTATGCAAAAAAGAACAAAAATAATATTTTTAATGAGATACGTTCAGAACTTACTGAAGAAGAAAAAATAAAAAATTTTCCAAAAGTTGATGAGAAAGGACGTAGATATAATACTGTTCCTTGCCATGCGCCAGGAGAAACGAAAAATGGAAATACTGGAAAGATGTGGAAAGGAATGTTTCCACCAAAAGGGAGACATTGGAGATATTCAGTAGAGGAATTAGAAAAATTAGATGAGCGAGGAGAGATTGAATGGTCACAAAATAATAATCCTAGAATAAAAAAATATTTAACAGAACATAAAGGGAAAAAAATCCAAGATGTATGGTTAAATTATAAAGATCCACAATATCCAGTTTATTCAACTGAAAAAAATAGAGAAATGCTTGAAATGATAGTATTACAATCATCAAATAAAAATTCAATAATTTTAGATTGTTTTTGTGGGTCAGGTAGTTTTTTAAAAGCTGGATTAAAATATGGAAGAAAAGTGATAGGTATTGATAAATCAGAAATATCTTTAAAGGTGGTAAAAGAAAGTGAAGAATTAAAAAATATTGATATAATAGAAAATGATAGTAATGATGAAAACTTTAATCAAATAAAATTAAAACAAGATTTACAAGAATTAAAACTATTTAAAATATAA
- a CDS encoding NAD(P)H-dependent oxidoreductase has product MSKDIELKRKEIIEVFNRRYACKKFSTKKRVSDEDLKTILESARLSPSSFGLEPWKFLLLRNEKMREDFKEFSTGAINSLNGATEIVIILAKKGITADSEFFRHSYKDVKKLPYDVFEIKKNSFSMLQEKNMKLLENERTLFDWASKQTYIALGNMMTVAAYLGIDSCAIEGFNKEKAEKYLSDMELLDLSEYGVSVMVSFGYRDEELPKKIRKPLSEVLEIIE; this is encoded by the coding sequence ATGTCAAAAGATATAGAATTAAAAAGAAAAGAAATTATAGAAGTATTCAATAGAAGATATGCGTGTAAAAAGTTTAGTACAAAAAAGAGAGTGTCTGATGAAGATTTGAAAACAATTTTAGAAAGTGCAAGATTATCACCAAGTTCTTTTGGACTTGAACCTTGGAAATTTTTATTGTTAAGAAATGAAAAGATGAGAGAAGATTTTAAGGAGTTCTCAACAGGAGCTATAAATAGCTTGAATGGAGCAACAGAAATTGTGATAATTTTAGCTAAAAAGGGGATTACTGCGGATAGTGAATTTTTCAGACATAGCTATAAAGATGTAAAAAAATTGCCATATGATGTTTTTGAAATTAAGAAAAATAGTTTTTCAATGTTGCAGGAAAAAAATATGAAATTATTGGAAAACGAAAGAACTCTTTTCGACTGGGCTTCAAAACAGACTTACATCGCACTTGGAAATATGATGACTGTTGCAGCTTATTTGGGAATCGACAGCTGTGCAATTGAAGGATTTAATAAAGAAAAAGCAGAAAAATATTTGTCAGATATGGAGCTTCTTGACTTAAGTGAATACGGAGTTTCTGTGATGGTAAGTTTTGGGTACAGGGATGAAGAACTGCCTAAAAAGATAAGAAAGCCGCTTTCAGAAGTTTTGGAAATAATTGAATAA
- a CDS encoding TrmH family RNA methyltransferase has translation MRDVIASSDNKFYKLLKKLDKKKYRDENSIFKAEGEKFLNENINFNKIIVKESRFEYFDERYEISKHDNLTILKDNLFDEVSTQENSQGIIFLYSKNLNTIEDIKGDVVILDDIQDPGNAGTIIRTMIAANFQNLILTKGSVDVYNPKTVRATMSGIFKLNIIYETPENIVKFLNDKNYLKIATALHEDSISYEKIELRGNNAFIFGHEGGGVSEYLIENSDIKAIIPIYGNIESLNVSVATGIFLYKMREKLQRL, from the coding sequence ATGAGAGATGTAATAGCAAGTTCAGATAACAAATTTTATAAATTGCTAAAAAAGCTGGATAAAAAGAAGTATCGTGATGAAAACAGCATTTTTAAAGCTGAAGGGGAAAAGTTTCTGAACGAGAATATCAATTTTAATAAAATTATTGTGAAGGAATCGAGATTTGAATATTTTGATGAAAGATATGAGATTTCTAAGCATGATAATTTAACGATTTTGAAGGATAATCTGTTTGACGAGGTTTCAACACAGGAAAATAGTCAAGGGATAATTTTTTTATATTCTAAAAATTTGAATACAATTGAGGATATAAAGGGAGATGTAGTAATTCTAGATGATATTCAGGATCCAGGAAATGCTGGAACAATTATCAGAACAATGATTGCTGCAAATTTCCAAAATTTAATTCTGACAAAAGGCTCTGTAGATGTCTATAATCCCAAAACAGTACGTGCCACAATGAGTGGAATTTTTAAATTAAACATAATTTACGAAACACCTGAAAATATTGTGAAATTTTTGAATGATAAAAATTACTTGAAAATAGCGACAGCTTTACACGAAGATTCGATTTCTTATGAAAAAATTGAATTGCGGGGAAATAATGCGTTTATTTTTGGACATGAAGGTGGCGGAGTGTCTGAATATTTGATAGAAAATTCTGATATAAAGGCAATTATTCCAATTTATGGGAATATAGAATCATTGAATGTGAGTGTGGCGACAGGGATTTTTCTTTATAAAATGAGGGAGAAATTACAAAGATTATAA
- a CDS encoding zeta toxin family protein — protein sequence MKKVLYIFAGVNGAGKSTLYNSENLDNNIKYSTRINTDEIVRKIGDWKNNSDQIKAAKMAINIRNDCLKHGKSFNEETTLTGKTILKTIDKAKKLGYELQLFYVGVNSPEIAKKRIKNRVEKGGHNIADEIVEKRYYESLENLKQVILKFDEIYFYDNSEKYKNIFSVMNNKIFYKDKNFNWSKEAIEVIENREKNMKML from the coding sequence ATGAAAAAAGTTTTATATATTTTTGCGGGAGTAAATGGAGCAGGAAAATCAACTCTGTATAATTCTGAAAATTTAGACAATAATATAAAATACAGTACAAGAATTAATACAGATGAAATTGTTAGAAAAATCGGAGATTGGAAGAATAATTCTGATCAAATAAAAGCAGCAAAAATGGCGATAAATATAAGAAATGACTGCTTAAAACATGGAAAATCATTTAACGAGGAAACAACTTTAACTGGGAAAACTATTTTAAAAACTATTGACAAGGCAAAAAAATTAGGTTATGAGTTACAATTATTTTATGTTGGAGTTAATAGTCCTGAAATAGCAAAAAAAAGAATAAAAAATAGAGTTGAAAAAGGTGGTCATAATATAGCTGATGAAATAGTTGAAAAAAGGTATTATGAATCTTTAGAAAATTTAAAACAAGTGATTTTAAAATTTGATGAAATCTATTTTTATGATAATTCTGAAAAATATAAAAATATTTTTTCGGTTATGAATAATAAGATTTTTTATAAGGATAAAAACTTTAATTGGTCAAAAGAAGCTATAGAAGTGATTGAAAATAGAGAGAAAAATATGAAAATGCTTTGA
- a CDS encoding YjdF family protein has translation MKKISGKLTFFFENPFWVGIFENFENDNLSVCKVTFGSEPKEYEIYDFILKKFYNLRFSNEMKSNFREKAKNPKRRQREIKKELQSKKFLKKSEEILKLQYEENKKERKVKTKQEKELEKQRKFLLKQEKKKQKHKGK, from the coding sequence ATGAAAAAAATTTCAGGAAAATTGACATTTTTTTTTGAAAATCCGTTTTGGGTAGGAATTTTTGAAAATTTTGAAAATGATAATTTGTCAGTTTGTAAAGTAACTTTTGGTTCAGAACCTAAAGAATATGAAATTTATGATTTTATATTAAAAAAGTTCTATAATCTTCGATTTAGTAATGAAATGAAGTCAAATTTTAGGGAGAAAGCAAAAAATCCAAAACGGAGACAACGAGAAATAAAAAAAGAACTTCAAAGTAAAAAATTTTTGAAAAAATCAGAAGAAATTTTAAAATTACAATACGAAGAGAATAAAAAGGAACGAAAAGTAAAGACAAAACAAGAAAAAGAACTTGAAAAACAGAGAAAATTTTTATTGAAACAGGAGAAAAAGAAACAGAAACATAAAGGGAAATAA
- a CDS encoding TfoX/Sxy family protein: MASSKEYLNFVLEQLSEVENIRYRAMMGEYILYYREKVIGGIYDDRFLVKAVKSAKELIPNALHEIPYEGAKEMLLVDDVENKEFLKNLFEAIYDELPVLKRKKKQ, from the coding sequence ATGGCTTCAAGTAAAGAATATTTAAATTTTGTATTGGAACAGTTGTCGGAAGTGGAAAATATTAGATATAGAGCAATGATGGGAGAATATATTCTTTATTATAGGGAAAAAGTTATTGGTGGGATTTATGATGACAGGTTTCTTGTAAAGGCTGTAAAATCGGCAAAAGAGCTTATTCCGAATGCTTTGCATGAAATTCCTTATGAAGGAGCAAAGGAAATGTTGCTTGTTGATGATGTTGAAAATAAAGAGTTTTTGAAGAATTTATTTGAAGCGATATATGATGAACTTCCTGTTTTAAAGAGAAAAAAGAAACAATAG
- a CDS encoding BRO family protein gives MENNIQIFEGKKIRSVWDNEKEEWYFSVVDVVGALTDSVNARDYWYKMKKRMTDEEKSELSTICRQLKLKAPDGKMRLTDVADIQGIFRVIQSIPSPKAEPFKMWLAQVGKDRIDEITDPELTIDRALETYLKKGYSKEWINQRLQAIQVRKELTDAWQEHGVKKGIEYAILTDEISKAWSGLATREYKDLKGLKKENLRDNMSTLELVLNMLAEATTTELTNIHNPNGLEENKKVAKRGGTIAGNTRKEIEADTGRSVITTKNAVDFSKLIEDVVKDIPDIVKNSKDEEKSKE, from the coding sequence ATGGAGAATAATATACAAATATTTGAAGGTAAAAAAATTAGGTCTGTTTGGGATAATGAAAAGGAAGAATGGTATTTTTCTGTTGTCGATGTTGTAGGAGCATTAACGGATAGTGTAAATGCTAGAGATTATTGGTATAAAATGAAAAAAAGAATGACAGATGAGGAAAAAAGTGAATTGTCGACAATTTGTCGACAGTTGAAGTTAAAAGCACCTGATGGAAAAATGAGATTAACAGATGTTGCTGATATACAAGGTATTTTCCGTGTTATTCAGTCAATTCCGTCTCCTAAGGCAGAACCATTTAAAATGTGGTTGGCACAAGTGGGAAAAGATAGAATAGATGAAATTACAGATCCAGAACTAACTATTGACAGGGCATTGGAAACATATTTGAAAAAAGGATATTCAAAAGAATGGATAAATCAGAGATTACAGGCGATTCAAGTTAGAAAGGAATTGACAGATGCTTGGCAAGAGCATGGAGTAAAAAAGGGAATAGAATATGCAATTCTTACAGATGAAATTTCAAAGGCATGGTCTGGGTTGGCAACTAGAGAATATAAAGATTTAAAAGGATTAAAAAAAGAGAATTTAAGGGATAATATGTCAACTTTGGAACTTGTACTTAATATGCTTGCAGAAGCTACAACAACAGAATTAACCAATATTCATAATCCAAATGGCTTGGAAGAAAATAAAAAAGTTGCAAAACGAGGTGGAACAATAGCAGGAAATACTAGAAAAGAGATTGAAGCAGATACTGGAAGATCTGTTATTACAACTAAAAATGCAGTAGATTTTTCTAAATTAATTGAAGATGTAGTAAAAGATATTCCTGATATAGTTAAAAATTCTAAAGATGAAGAAAAAAGCAAGGAGTGA
- a CDS encoding DKNYY domain-containing protein: MVNKFSKIVVLVFLLANLGMAEYIKKDDAVYYMDKISQTDERKVEDADFKTFVKLNDIYGKDSKNVFCIDKKLEDADVKTFQVIGEVNGKDKKYIYNYDEKMEINPKDFKLYKNKNKLLYFRNNGKLYIGGSFFEVEYVQDLDSFEAIDESYSKDRYNIYYAGTPIYDVDKSTFQIIMPDYYAKDKNNVYSGSDKIKDANPDTIKILNQVYLKDDKNVFLNFGQKMENVDVATFEAIEGNVAYGKDKNNIYFLGEKIKGADVKSFEVILEPSDLVQMYSKDKNSVFIGGRKIKEADSKTFERLPKTTYYSKDKNNLYYREVKIDKIDNKTLKILYSDGIDVVKNRNRIFAEGKKLNIKSPETFEIILSKYYNFPNFIYGKDDKNVYAISKFDETYSSKIIKNADVNSFEVMKNSMYTKDKNNIYFTHSDVVQMKNVDKDSFTIGENGFSHDKNSVYFYGKKLDRISPQGFKIIDLTVNSGDSEKIAFLTDSRNLYKFTYGFDDERYNLKNIKLSNVTNVKVDAPSFELVKEYTGSYYRDKDNVFYYDMNKKELKKVEGSDRNSFVEMDNFFAKDNKKVYYLGKQIENISSEGFKFVGSDIVKNKNGVYFWKDETGTGDYEIVPLNFDSASFDIANKDTSNYFKDKNGIYYLDYGKLLNSEAKDVQNAFIKLEGADIPTFKAFGYGYSKDKNRAYCKYKEFKGVDVSSFTVVLEDEGVVVKDKNRVYKNDCE; encoded by the coding sequence ATGGTAAATAAGTTTTCTAAAATTGTTGTGCTTGTCTTTCTTTTGGCAAATTTGGGAATGGCTGAGTATATAAAAAAAGATGATGCTGTTTACTATATGGATAAAATATCGCAGACTGATGAAAGAAAAGTGGAAGACGCAGATTTTAAGACATTTGTGAAATTAAATGATATTTATGGGAAAGATAGTAAAAATGTTTTTTGTATTGACAAGAAGCTAGAAGATGCTGATGTTAAGACTTTTCAGGTAATTGGGGAAGTCAATGGGAAAGATAAAAAATATATTTATAATTATGATGAAAAAATGGAGATAAATCCAAAGGATTTCAAACTTTACAAAAATAAAAATAAACTTTTGTATTTTAGAAATAATGGTAAACTGTATATTGGAGGAAGTTTTTTTGAAGTTGAATATGTTCAGGATTTAGACAGTTTTGAAGCAATTGATGAAAGTTATTCAAAGGACAGGTATAATATTTATTATGCTGGAACACCGATATACGATGTTGATAAAAGTACATTTCAGATAATAATGCCTGATTATTACGCAAAAGACAAGAATAATGTGTACAGTGGCTCTGATAAAATAAAGGATGCGAATCCTGATACGATAAAAATATTAAATCAGGTTTATTTGAAGGATGATAAAAATGTATTTTTGAATTTTGGACAAAAGATGGAAAATGTCGATGTAGCTACTTTTGAAGCCATAGAGGGCAACGTAGCTTATGGAAAAGATAAAAATAATATTTACTTTCTTGGTGAAAAAATAAAAGGAGCTGATGTAAAATCTTTTGAAGTTATTTTAGAGCCTAGTGATCTTGTTCAGATGTATTCAAAAGATAAAAATAGTGTCTTTATTGGAGGACGCAAAATAAAAGAGGCAGATTCAAAAACTTTTGAAAGGCTTCCTAAAACAACGTATTATTCAAAGGATAAAAATAATCTTTATTATCGGGAAGTAAAAATTGATAAAATTGACAATAAAACTCTTAAAATTTTATATTCTGATGGAATTGACGTGGTAAAAAATAGAAATAGAATTTTTGCAGAAGGGAAAAAATTGAATATAAAAAGTCCAGAAACTTTTGAAATAATTTTGAGTAAATATTATAACTTTCCAAATTTTATTTATGGAAAAGATGATAAAAATGTATATGCAATTTCAAAATTTGATGAAACTTATTCAAGCAAAATAATAAAAAATGCAGATGTAAATTCTTTTGAAGTAATGAAAAACAGTATGTATACAAAAGATAAAAACAATATTTATTTTACACATTCTGATGTTGTACAAATGAAAAATGTAGATAAAGACAGTTTTACTATTGGAGAAAATGGCTTTTCGCATGATAAGAACAGTGTTTATTTTTATGGAAAAAAGTTAGACAGAATAAGTCCACAAGGATTTAAAATTATTGATTTAACTGTTAATTCTGGAGATTCTGAAAAAATTGCTTTTTTGACAGACAGCAGGAATTTGTATAAATTTACTTATGGATTTGATGATGAAAGATATAATTTGAAAAATATAAAATTGTCTAATGTAACAAATGTGAAAGTCGATGCTCCGAGCTTTGAACTTGTTAAGGAATACACGGGGAGTTACTACAGGGACAAGGACAACGTTTTTTATTATGATATGAATAAGAAGGAACTGAAAAAGGTCGAAGGTAGTGATAGGAACAGCTTTGTCGAAATGGATAATTTTTTTGCAAAGGATAATAAAAAAGTCTATTATCTTGGAAAACAAATTGAGAATATTAGTTCAGAAGGATTTAAATTTGTCGGTTCAGATATTGTAAAAAATAAAAATGGTGTATATTTTTGGAAAGATGAAACTGGGACAGGAGATTATGAGATAGTACCTTTAAATTTTGACAGTGCTTCATTTGATATAGCAAATAAAGATACGAGCAATTATTTTAAAGATAAAAATGGGATTTATTATCTTGATTATGGAAAATTATTAAATTCGGAAGCAAAGGATGTGCAGAATGCCTTTATTAAACTAGAAGGGGCTGATATTCCAACATTTAAAGCATTTGGATATGGATATTCCAAAGATAAGAATAGAGCTTATTGTAAATATAAGGAATTTAAAGGGGTGGATGTGTCAAGTTTTACTGTCGTACTGGAAGATGAGGGAGTTGTAGTTAAGGATAAAAATAGAGTTTATAAAAATGATTGTGAGTGA
- a CDS encoding NAD(P)H-dependent oxidoreductase, producing the protein MLKDKELTKKEMLEIFNRRYACKKYDKTKVVSDEDFMAIIEVGRLSPSSFGLEPWKFILVKNEEMLNDMREFAWGAINSLNGASHIVMVLARKGVTGDSEYFERIGKEIKNISEENLKIRKEFFTKFQKEHFKLLESERALFDWASKQTYIAMVNMMNMAAALGIDSCAIEGFNKEIAEKYFSEKGVFDLKEYGISYFVSFGYRDEEITPKTRRELSEVYEVVE; encoded by the coding sequence ATGCTAAAAGATAAAGAATTAACAAAAAAGGAAATGCTTGAAATATTTAACAGAAGATATGCGTGCAAAAAATATGATAAGACAAAAGTTGTTTCAGATGAAGATTTTATGGCAATTATTGAGGTAGGGAGACTTTCTCCTAGTTCATTTGGGCTTGAGCCTTGGAAATTTATTCTTGTGAAAAATGAGGAAATGCTGAATGACATGAGAGAGTTTGCTTGGGGAGCGATTAACAGCTTGAATGGAGCGAGCCATATTGTTATGGTGCTGGCTAGAAAAGGTGTTACTGGTGATAGCGAGTATTTTGAGAGAATTGGGAAGGAAATAAAAAATATTTCTGAAGAAAATTTGAAGATTAGAAAAGAATTTTTTACAAAATTTCAAAAAGAGCATTTTAAGTTGCTGGAAAGTGAAAGAGCATTATTTGACTGGGCTTCAAAACAGACTTACATTGCAATGGTAAATATGATGAATATGGCTGCGGCTCTTGGGATTGACAGCTGTGCGATTGAAGGATTTAATAAAGAAATAGCTGAAAAATACTTTTCTGAAAAAGGTGTGTTTGATTTGAAGGAATATGGAATTTCATATTTTGTAAGTTTTGGATACAGAGATGAAGAGATTACTCCAAAAACTAGAAGAGAACTTTCGGAAGTTTATGAGGTTGTTGAGTAA